A DNA window from Armatimonadota bacterium contains the following coding sequences:
- the mraY gene encoding phospho-N-acetylmuramoyl-pentapeptide-transferase translates to MGWAAAAACLAALFVLLAGPRTIRVLVAWNAGQPIREDAPSRHQSKAGTPTMGGVLFMGAAVVAAALLQPLTSLLAAAVVTVLGFGAIGLVDDLRKVRRGRNLGLRARERLTAQLALAALVTLYVMARVPYGSTVALPWVGRVELGWLYLPLGTAYLVGFVNAVNLADGLDGLAAGLGALAAGAYAAVAFHHHAQGLGVFAAATSGAALAFLWFNAHPAQMIMGDVGSNALGAALGAFALLTKTELVLVVVGALFVAEAASVLAQVAYFKATGGRRIFRMSPLHHHFELGGWTETQVVVRFWLLGALAALVGLVGVF, encoded by the coding sequence ATGGGGTGGGCCGCGGCGGCGGCCTGCCTCGCCGCCCTGTTCGTCCTGCTGGCCGGCCCGCGCACCATCCGCGTGCTCGTCGCCTGGAACGCCGGCCAGCCCATCCGCGAGGACGCCCCCTCGCGCCACCAGAGCAAGGCCGGCACCCCGACGATGGGCGGGGTGCTCTTCATGGGCGCCGCGGTGGTGGCCGCCGCCCTGCTGCAGCCGCTCACGAGCCTGCTCGCCGCCGCGGTGGTGACGGTCCTGGGCTTCGGCGCCATCGGGCTGGTCGACGACCTGCGCAAGGTGCGCCGCGGGCGGAACCTGGGGCTGCGGGCGCGGGAGCGGCTGACGGCACAGCTCGCCCTGGCCGCCCTGGTCACCCTCTACGTGATGGCCCGCGTCCCCTACGGCTCGACGGTGGCGCTGCCCTGGGTGGGGCGGGTGGAGCTGGGCTGGCTCTACCTGCCGCTGGGGACCGCCTACCTGGTCGGGTTCGTGAACGCGGTAAACCTGGCCGACGGGCTGGACGGGCTGGCCGCCGGGCTGGGGGCGCTGGCCGCCGGGGCGTACGCCGCGGTCGCCTTCCACCACCACGCGCAGGGGCTGGGGGTCTTCGCCGCCGCCACGAGCGGGGCGGCGCTGGCCTTCCTCTGGTTCAACGCCCACCCCGCGCAGATGATCATGGGGGACGTGGGGAGCAACGCCCTGGGCGCGGCGCTCGGCGCGTTCGCGCTGCTCACCAAGACCGAGCTCGTCCTGGTCGTGGTGGGCGCGCTCTTCGTGGCCGAGGCGGCCTCGGTCCTGGCCCAGGTGGCCTACTTCAAGGCCACCGGCGGGCGGCGCATCTTCCGCATGAGCCCCCTCCACCACCACTTCGAGCTGGGCGGGTGGACGGAGACGCAGGTCGTCGTGCGCTTCTGGCTGCTCGGCGCGCTGGCGGCGCTCGTCGGGCTCGTGGGGGTCTTCTGA